A region of Rhodospirillales bacterium DNA encodes the following proteins:
- the ugpQ gene encoding glycerophosphodiester phosphodiesterase, whose protein sequence is MTLAPLRLPRVVGHRGAATYAPENTLASLREARRRGATWVEFDVKLSSDGTLLLMHDDSLKRTAGMDRPVAATPWADIRALDAGAWKDPRFAGETVPSFEAAVACLAAEGLGANVEIKPCAGRIEETGRAVVGALRRLWPASLPTPLLSSFKDAALAAARDAAPEYPRAILIDELKDDWRARAEAVGAVGVNTNGGKLAAARAKEIKDSGYLLSVYTINDPALAATLVGWGADCVITDAPDAIIAAIGA, encoded by the coding sequence ATGACCCTCGCACCGCTCCGTCTTCCCCGTGTCGTCGGCCACCGTGGCGCCGCCACCTACGCGCCGGAGAACACCCTGGCGTCGCTGCGCGAGGCGCGCCGGCGCGGCGCCACCTGGGTCGAGTTCGACGTCAAGCTGTCGTCCGACGGCACGCTCCTGCTGATGCACGACGACTCGCTGAAGCGCACGGCCGGAATGGACCGGCCGGTGGCCGCGACGCCCTGGGCCGATATCCGCGCGCTCGACGCCGGCGCCTGGAAGGACCCGCGCTTCGCGGGCGAGACCGTGCCGTCGTTCGAGGCGGCGGTCGCATGCCTGGCGGCTGAGGGGCTGGGGGCCAACGTCGAGATCAAGCCTTGCGCCGGCAGGATCGAGGAGACCGGCCGGGCGGTCGTCGGGGCGCTGCGGCGCCTGTGGCCGGCGTCGCTGCCGACGCCGCTGCTGTCCAGCTTCAAGGATGCGGCGCTGGCGGCGGCCCGCGACGCCGCCCCGGAGTATCCGCGCGCCATCCTGATCGACGAGCTGAAGGACGACTGGCGCGCCCGCGCCGAGGCGGTCGGCGCGGTCGGCGTCAACACCAACGGCGGCAAGCTGGCCGCCGCCCGCGCCAAGGAGATCAAGGATTCCGGCTACCTGTTGAGCGTCTACACGATCAACGACCCCGCGCTGGCCGCGACCCTGGTCGGATGGGGCGCGGATTGCGTGATCACCGACGCGCCGGACGCGATCATCGCCGCCATCGGCGCCTGA
- the ugpE gene encoding sn-glycerol-3-phosphate ABC transporter permease UgpE, producing the protein MVENRPFLTFVAHAVLILGVAVIAFPVWVTFVATTHDSATMLRAPIPLLPGPHMIENYMAVLTEGFAQASRTPLWRVLLNSLIMALGVCAGKIAISLIAAYAIVYFRFPLRMTAFWMIFITLMLPIEVRIVPTYTVVANFGMLNTYGGLIVPLIASATATFLFRQFFMSVPDELTEAARVDGAGPVRFFIDILVPMSRTSIAALFVIQFIYGWNQYLWPLLVTTKEEFYTVIMTLSRQANAVDGVPQWNLIMTVGMLAMLPPVLVVVLMQRQFVRGLVETEK; encoded by the coding sequence ATGGTCGAGAACCGCCCCTTCCTCACCTTCGTGGCGCACGCCGTGCTGATCCTCGGCGTCGCCGTGATCGCGTTCCCGGTCTGGGTCACCTTCGTGGCCACGACCCACGACAGCGCCACCATGCTGCGGGCCCCGATCCCGCTGCTGCCCGGCCCGCACATGATCGAGAACTACATGGCGGTGCTGACCGAGGGCTTCGCGCAGGCCTCGCGCACGCCGCTGTGGCGCGTCCTGCTCAACAGCCTGATCATGGCGCTGGGCGTGTGCGCCGGGAAGATCGCGATCTCGCTGATCGCGGCCTACGCCATCGTCTATTTCCGCTTTCCGCTGCGGATGACGGCGTTCTGGATGATCTTCATCACGCTGATGCTGCCGATCGAGGTGCGCATCGTGCCGACCTACACGGTGGTCGCCAATTTCGGGATGCTGAACACCTACGGCGGCCTGATCGTCCCGCTCATCGCGTCGGCCACCGCCACTTTCCTGTTCCGGCAGTTCTTCATGAGCGTGCCCGACGAGCTGACCGAGGCGGCCCGGGTCGACGGCGCCGGACCGGTGCGCTTCTTCATCGACATCCTGGTGCCGATGAGCCGCACCAGCATCGCCGCCCTGTTCGTCATCCAGTTCATCTACGGCTGGAACCAGTACCTGTGGCCGCTGCTGGTGACGACCAAGGAGGAGTTCTACACCGTGATCATGACGCTCTCGCGCCAGGCCAACGCGGTGGACGGCGTGCCCCAGTGGAACCTGATCATGACGGTCGGCATGCTCGCGATGCTGCCGCCGGTGCTGGTCGTCGTGCTCATGCAGCGCCAGTTCGTGCGCGGCCTCGTCGAGACGGAGAAGTGA
- a CDS encoding SDR family oxidoreductase produces the protein MTIFDSLRLDGKRALVTGAGRGLGWEIARALAEAGAHVLLNGRDAARLAPRVAELRGAGLAAEASAFDVADAAAVERAAAAAEPIDILVNNVGARDRRSIRRMDADDFARLVAVDLTAAYRLTRALLPGMAERGSGRVLMVTTVVAELAAPGDPAYIAAKGGLAALTRAIAAEYGRHGVTCNAIAPGFFATETNRDWSRTEVGARWAARVPLGRWGEPAEIAGAALLLASPAGAFINGHTLVVDGGVAATLGVG, from the coding sequence ATGACGATCTTCGATTCGCTACGCCTCGATGGAAAGCGCGCGCTGGTGACCGGCGCGGGACGCGGGCTGGGCTGGGAGATCGCACGGGCGCTGGCCGAGGCCGGCGCCCACGTCCTGCTCAACGGCCGAGACGCCGCCCGCCTGGCGCCGCGCGTCGCGGAGCTGCGTGGCGCGGGCCTCGCCGCCGAGGCCTCGGCGTTCGACGTCGCCGACGCGGCCGCCGTCGAGCGCGCGGCGGCGGCGGCGGAACCGATCGACATCCTCGTCAACAACGTGGGCGCGCGGGACCGCCGCTCGATCCGGCGGATGGACGCCGACGATTTCGCCCGGCTGGTCGCTGTCGACCTGACCGCAGCCTACCGCCTGACGCGGGCGCTGCTGCCGGGCATGGCGGAGCGCGGTTCCGGCCGCGTGCTGATGGTGACGACGGTGGTGGCCGAGCTGGCCGCGCCCGGCGACCCCGCCTACATCGCCGCCAAGGGCGGGCTCGCGGCGCTGACGCGCGCCATCGCCGCCGAGTACGGCCGCCACGGCGTGACCTGCAACGCCATCGCGCCGGGCTTCTTCGCCACCGAGACCAACCGCGACTGGTCGCGCACCGAGGTCGGCGCGCGCTGGGCGGCGCGCGTGCCGCTGGGACGCTGGGGCGAACCCGCCGAGATCGCGGGCGCCGCGCTGTTGCTCGCGTCGCCCGCCGGCGCCTTCATCAACGGCCACACGCTGGTGGTCGACGGCGGCGTCGCCGCGACGCTGGGCGTGGGGTGA
- the ugpB gene encoding sn-glycerol-3-phosphate ABC transporter substrate-binding protein UgpB, whose amino-acid sequence MRTRILATAAGMLLAAAPASAQKEIQWWHAMGGNLGETVNQLADAFNKSQTEYKVVPVFKGSYTETLTAAIAAFRARQNAHPHIVQVFEVGTATMMSAKGAIYPVHQLMADAKEPFDPKTYIGPVYGYYSTTDGKLLSMPFNSSTPVLYWNKELFKKAGLDPNVPPKTWPELGEMGKKLVASGAKCGFTPQWQTWTMIENFGAWHNLPFATKANGFGGLDIELKFNSPAHVKHIQTLADWGKDKVFVYGGREGKSTAIFNAGECAMHIGSSASASAITKALGADKIGIAMMPYWPDVAAKPQNSIIGGATLWTLTGKPKEEYAGVAKFFTFLSRGDVQAKWHQETGYVPISVSAAEITEKAGFYKTNPGRDIAVKQLELNPATENSKGLRIGSFVQIRDVMDEELESVWAGKKTAKQALDDAVARGNKLLKDFEAANK is encoded by the coding sequence ATGCGCACCAGAATTCTCGCCACCGCCGCCGGCATGCTGTTGGCCGCCGCGCCGGCCAGCGCCCAGAAGGAAATCCAGTGGTGGCACGCCATGGGCGGCAACCTCGGTGAGACGGTCAACCAGCTGGCGGACGCCTTCAACAAGTCGCAGACCGAGTACAAGGTCGTGCCGGTGTTCAAGGGCTCCTACACCGAGACCCTGACGGCGGCGATCGCCGCGTTCCGCGCCCGCCAGAACGCCCATCCGCACATCGTCCAGGTGTTCGAGGTCGGCACCGCCACGATGATGTCGGCCAAGGGCGCCATCTATCCGGTGCACCAGCTCATGGCCGACGCCAAGGAGCCGTTCGACCCCAAGACCTACATCGGGCCGGTCTACGGCTACTACTCGACGACCGACGGCAAGCTGCTGTCGATGCCGTTCAACTCCTCGACGCCGGTGCTGTACTGGAACAAGGAGCTGTTCAAGAAGGCCGGCCTCGACCCGAACGTCCCGCCCAAGACCTGGCCCGAACTGGGCGAGATGGGCAAGAAGCTGGTCGCGTCGGGCGCCAAGTGCGGGTTCACGCCGCAGTGGCAGACCTGGACGATGATCGAGAATTTCGGCGCCTGGCACAATCTGCCGTTCGCCACCAAGGCCAACGGCTTCGGCGGCCTCGACATCGAGCTGAAGTTCAACAGCCCGGCGCACGTCAAGCACATCCAGACGCTGGCCGACTGGGGCAAGGACAAGGTCTTCGTCTACGGCGGCCGCGAGGGCAAGTCGACGGCGATCTTCAACGCCGGCGAATGCGCCATGCACATCGGGTCGTCGGCCTCGGCGTCCGCGATCACCAAGGCGCTCGGCGCCGACAAGATCGGCATCGCCATGATGCCGTACTGGCCGGACGTCGCGGCGAAGCCGCAGAACTCGATCATCGGCGGCGCCACGCTGTGGACGCTGACCGGCAAGCCGAAGGAGGAGTACGCCGGCGTCGCCAAGTTCTTCACCTTCCTGTCGCGCGGCGACGTGCAGGCGAAATGGCACCAGGAGACGGGCTACGTGCCGATCAGCGTGTCGGCCGCCGAGATCACGGAGAAGGCCGGTTTCTACAAGACCAACCCGGGCCGCGACATCGCCGTCAAGCAGCTCGAGCTGAACCCGGCGACCGAGAACTCCAAAGGCCTGCGCATCGGCAGCTTCGTGCAGATCCGCGACGTGATGGACGAGGAGCTGGAGTCGGTGTGGGCCGGCAAGAAGACCGCCAAGCAGGCGCTCGACGACGCCGTCGCCCGCGGCAACAAGCTGCTCAAGGACTTCGAGGCCGCCAACAAGTAG
- a CDS encoding endonuclease/exonuclease/phosphatase family protein — MLFASYNIHYGLGRDNRYDVARIADVVAAADVICLQEVVQGWALNAFADQAAEIAERLNRYFFFHGAFDADSSSVDADGRIVNRRRTFGNALVSRWPILEARGHLLPKTALPAQFDLQRGVVEALVAAPSGALRVHSAHLSHVATRMRRPQVAAILDLVRGAARRGGAWDHRASDMFVFDEEARPVPESAVVMGDFNFTSTDPEYPMLAGEISPIFGRVATVDDLVDAWVAAGNAEGPESFPGEGRIDHCFVTHDLAGAVRRAWIDESTPASDHFPLFVEIDR; from the coding sequence ATGCTGTTCGCCTCCTACAACATCCACTACGGCCTCGGCCGCGACAACCGCTACGACGTGGCGCGTATCGCCGACGTGGTCGCGGCCGCCGACGTGATCTGCCTGCAGGAGGTCGTGCAGGGCTGGGCCCTCAACGCCTTCGCCGACCAGGCGGCCGAGATCGCCGAACGGCTGAACCGCTACTTCTTCTTCCATGGCGCGTTCGACGCCGATTCCAGCTCGGTCGATGCCGACGGCCGGATCGTCAACCGGCGGCGCACCTTCGGCAACGCCCTGGTGTCGCGCTGGCCGATCCTGGAGGCGCGCGGTCACCTGTTGCCCAAGACGGCGCTGCCGGCGCAGTTCGACCTGCAGCGCGGCGTGGTCGAGGCGCTGGTCGCCGCGCCGTCGGGCGCGTTGCGCGTCCACAGCGCCCACCTCTCGCACGTCGCCACGCGGATGCGCCGGCCGCAGGTCGCGGCGATCCTCGACCTCGTGCGCGGCGCGGCCCGCCGCGGCGGCGCCTGGGACCACCGCGCCTCGGACATGTTCGTGTTCGACGAGGAGGCGCGGCCGGTGCCGGAATCGGCCGTCGTGATGGGCGACTTCAACTTCACCTCGACCGATCCCGAGTACCCCATGCTGGCCGGCGAGATCAGCCCGATCTTCGGCCGCGTCGCCACGGTCGACGACCTGGTCGACGCCTGGGTGGCCGCCGGCAACGCCGAGGGGCCGGAGAGCTTCCCCGGCGAGGGCCGCATCGACCATTGCTTCGTCACCCACGATCTGGCCGGCGCGGTGCGGCGCGCCTGGATCGACGAGTCGACGCCGGCCTCCGACCACTTCCCGCTGTTCGTGGAGATCGACCGCTGA
- the ugpA gene encoding sn-glycerol-3-phosphate ABC transporter permease UgpA yields MEKRVTFDGRLLPYLLLAPQIIVTIAFFIWPSAQTVWQSFLLEDAFGGNTQFLCAALPGDPLGADAWSRCFRHFNKLFADPGYWHSARLTLVFSALVAVIGLAFSLLLAVMADRTLRGATTYKTFLIWPYAVAPAVAGVLFGFLFNPRVGILAWWLERAGIPWNHQTNGDQALMLVVFAACWNQISYNFIFFLAGLQSIPKSLIEAAAIDGAGPSRRFWTIVFPLLSPTGFFLLVVNIIYAFFGTFGVVDALTQGGPAQATEIRVFKVYKDGFRGQDFSGSAAQSTILMMIVVTLTVVQFRYIERRVHY; encoded by the coding sequence ATGGAAAAGCGCGTCACCTTCGACGGCCGGCTGCTGCCGTATCTGCTGCTGGCGCCGCAGATCATCGTCACGATAGCGTTCTTCATCTGGCCGTCGGCGCAGACCGTCTGGCAGTCGTTCCTGCTCGAGGACGCGTTCGGCGGCAACACCCAGTTCCTGTGCGCCGCGTTGCCGGGCGATCCGCTCGGCGCGGACGCCTGGAGCCGCTGCTTCCGCCACTTCAACAAGTTGTTCGCCGATCCCGGCTACTGGCACTCGGCGCGCCTGACGCTGGTGTTCAGCGCCCTGGTCGCGGTGATCGGCCTGGCGTTCTCGCTGCTGCTCGCGGTCATGGCCGACCGCACGCTGCGCGGCGCCACGACCTACAAGACCTTCCTGATCTGGCCCTACGCCGTGGCGCCCGCCGTCGCCGGCGTGCTGTTCGGCTTCCTGTTCAACCCCCGGGTCGGCATCCTGGCGTGGTGGCTGGAGCGCGCCGGCATCCCGTGGAACCACCAGACCAACGGCGACCAGGCGCTGATGCTGGTGGTCTTCGCGGCCTGCTGGAACCAGATCAGCTACAATTTCATCTTCTTCCTCGCCGGTCTGCAGTCGATCCCCAAGTCGCTGATCGAGGCCGCCGCGATCGACGGCGCCGGCCCGTCGCGGCGCTTCTGGACCATCGTGTTCCCGCTGCTGTCGCCGACCGGCTTCTTCCTGCTGGTCGTGAACATCATCTACGCCTTCTTCGGCACGTTCGGCGTGGTCGACGCGCTGACCCAGGGCGGTCCCGCCCAGGCCACGGAGATCCGCGTCTTCAAGGTCTACAAGGACGGCTTCCGCGGCCAGGATTTCAGCGGCTCGGCCGCCCAGTCGACGATCCTGATGATGATCGTCGTCACGCTCACCGTGGTGCAGTTCCGCTACATCGAGCGGCGGGTCCACTACTGA